The proteins below are encoded in one region of Prosthecobacter dejongeii:
- a CDS encoding cytochrome c oxidase subunit I — MSAAATTHDHSHGADHAHDHHEPGFFGKYIFSCDHKVIGIQYALSGLLFLLLGFFLMLLMRWSIAFPGQPVPGLLFVESLPVLGPLFHETIGRWAPGGIVNGELYNMLGAMHGTIMVFLGIVPLGFAGFVNFVMPLQIGTIDMAFPKLNMWSFWLFFVSGVLMIYSFFVGTGPVQTGWTMYSPLASTTTLAVTNVWAHGHTWWLTAMVFNISASLLGSVNVITTVINLRAKGMSWMRMPFFCWAMFVTSFLLLLAFPPLEVAALLQLVDRVFGSSFFLPTGLMEGGQHLDISGGGSPLLYQHLFWFLAHPEVYVLILPAFAILSEVIPANTRRPLWGYKSMVYAAMTLGFLSFLVWAHHMYLTGMGTMMSTYFQITTVLISVPSVILLTGLMISLWGGSIRFTPQMLFASAFLPMFGIGGLTGLPLAFTFIDLALHDTYYVIGHFHYVVAPGTIFALFAGVYHWYPKITSRIMSDFLGKLHFWPSLVGMNLIFAPMFIQGMGGFHRRWYDGGKYFEQTSSASNWVTKLTSDFFSIFGMDVPNNLLGLNVLMTVGATILALGQVPFILNVFLSIKAGKKANSDNPWHCTTLEWATPTPPPHGNFTFEPIVTRGPYEYSVPGCTQDYLPQWESEPGKAATAPASTSAPVAHH; from the coding sequence ATGAGCGCCGCCGCCACCACCCACGATCACTCCCACGGAGCCGATCATGCGCATGACCACCACGAGCCGGGATTCTTCGGCAAGTATATCTTCTCCTGTGACCACAAGGTCATCGGCATTCAGTACGCACTCAGTGGTTTGCTTTTCCTGCTTCTGGGGTTCTTCCTCATGTTGCTCATGCGCTGGAGCATTGCCTTCCCAGGCCAGCCTGTTCCAGGATTGCTGTTTGTGGAGAGCCTCCCTGTCCTAGGCCCCCTCTTCCATGAAACTATTGGTCGCTGGGCACCTGGCGGTATCGTCAATGGTGAACTGTACAACATGCTTGGGGCCATGCACGGTACCATCATGGTGTTCCTCGGCATCGTGCCTCTCGGTTTCGCAGGTTTCGTCAATTTCGTCATGCCGCTTCAGATTGGCACGATTGATATGGCCTTTCCGAAACTCAACATGTGGAGCTTCTGGCTCTTCTTCGTCAGCGGCGTCCTGATGATTTACAGCTTCTTCGTTGGCACAGGTCCGGTTCAAACAGGTTGGACCATGTATTCCCCACTCGCTTCCACCACCACGCTAGCCGTCACGAACGTTTGGGCACACGGTCACACTTGGTGGCTCACCGCCATGGTGTTTAACATCTCGGCCTCTCTTCTGGGGTCTGTGAACGTCATCACTACCGTGATCAACCTTCGTGCCAAAGGCATGAGCTGGATGCGGATGCCGTTCTTCTGCTGGGCCATGTTTGTCACCAGCTTCCTCCTCCTTCTGGCCTTCCCTCCTCTGGAAGTGGCCGCTCTTCTCCAGCTTGTGGACCGTGTCTTTGGTTCCAGCTTCTTCCTTCCGACCGGTCTGATGGAAGGTGGTCAGCACCTCGACATCTCCGGTGGTGGTAGCCCGCTGCTTTACCAGCACCTTTTCTGGTTCCTGGCTCACCCAGAAGTGTACGTTTTGATCCTCCCTGCCTTCGCTATCCTGTCGGAAGTCATCCCGGCAAATACCCGTCGTCCGCTTTGGGGATACAAGTCCATGGTCTATGCGGCTATGACCCTCGGCTTCCTCAGCTTCTTGGTTTGGGCTCACCACATGTATCTGACAGGCATGGGCACCATGATGTCCACCTACTTCCAGATCACTACCGTGCTGATTTCCGTGCCGTCGGTGATCCTTCTGACCGGACTGATGATCTCTCTCTGGGGCGGATCCATCCGGTTCACTCCACAGATGTTGTTCGCATCTGCCTTCTTGCCCATGTTCGGTATCGGTGGTCTGACTGGTCTGCCGCTCGCTTTCACCTTCATTGACTTGGCTCTACACGATACTTACTACGTGATCGGTCACTTCCACTATGTTGTGGCTCCAGGCACCATTTTTGCCCTCTTCGCCGGTGTGTATCATTGGTATCCGAAGATCACTAGTCGCATCATGAGTGACTTCCTGGGCAAGCTGCATTTCTGGCCTTCCCTCGTCGGCATGAACTTGATCTTCGCTCCGATGTTCATTCAGGGCATGGGTGGCTTCCACCGCCGCTGGTATGACGGTGGTAAGTATTTCGAGCAGACCAGCAGCGCATCCAACTGGGTGACCAAGCTGACCTCGGACTTCTTCAGCATCTTCGGCATGGACGTCCCCAACAATCTTCTCGGTCTTAACGTGCTGATGACCGTTGGCGCAACCATCCTCGCCCTGGGCCAGGTGCCTTTCATCCTGAACGTCTTCCTCAGCATCAAAGCTGGCAAGAAAGCCAATAGCGACAACCCCTGGCATTGCACCACCCTTGAGTGGGCGACTCCAACGCCACCTCCACACGGTAACTTCACATTTGAGCCGATCGTCACTCGTGGCCCTTACGAATACAGCGTTCCTGGCTGCACCCAGGATTACCTTCCCCAGTGGGAAAGCGAGCCCGGCAAAGCTGCCACCGCTCCTGCCTCCACCTCTGCCCCGGTTGCTCATCATTGA
- a CDS encoding cbb3-type cytochrome c oxidase subunit II — translation MSQFRTFILALIASFGLPWLCLIVVPAIKYQALTQIAYDKDRDGVEGLFPPAPINRQGQLVYAREGCVQCHTQMIRPTQLALDGWRKGWGQDQEARPAAAVRSNNLRDYLGEPFAFLGVQRSGPDLANYGWRAPERSQIHQMLFAPKSLHDWSNMPSFAHLYTERLAQGQPSNKALKLPKKFAVKEGYEVIPTPEAEALVDYLLSLKKDYPVPGESAAVAAAPAAAAKK, via the coding sequence ATGAGCCAGTTCCGCACCTTTATTCTCGCCCTCATCGCCAGCTTTGGTCTTCCTTGGCTGTGCCTGATTGTCGTCCCGGCAATCAAATATCAGGCCCTCACTCAAATCGCTTACGATAAGGATCGCGACGGTGTCGAAGGTCTGTTCCCGCCTGCACCCATCAACCGTCAAGGCCAGTTGGTCTATGCTCGTGAAGGTTGCGTCCAGTGTCACACGCAGATGATCCGCCCCACACAGCTCGCTCTCGATGGCTGGCGCAAAGGCTGGGGACAGGACCAGGAAGCCCGCCCGGCTGCGGCGGTTCGCTCCAACAACCTTCGTGACTATCTGGGTGAGCCCTTCGCTTTCCTCGGTGTCCAGCGCAGCGGTCCAGATCTCGCAAACTACGGCTGGCGTGCTCCTGAGCGAAGCCAGATCCACCAGATGTTGTTTGCTCCCAAGTCCCTTCACGACTGGTCCAACATGCCTTCCTTCGCTCACCTTTACACAGAGCGTCTCGCACAGGGGCAGCCTTCGAACAAAGCGCTGAAACTGCCGAAGAAATTTGCTGTGAAAGAAGGCTACGAAGTGATTCCAACACCAGAAGCCGAAGCTCTGGTGGATTACCTCCTCTCTCTCAAGAAAGATTACCCTGTTCCTGGTGAATCCGCCGCTGTCGCTGCAGCCCCTGCTGCTGCTGCCAAGAAATAA
- a CDS encoding cbb3-type cytochrome c oxidase subunit I, with the protein MQTSPASTDTLADNIRRAAIDKSVKGPVLFLFLNGAFWLMASTILGVLAAIKQFAPDFLGACSVLQYGRLQPTHINALVYGWGVQAGLGAMLWLMARRSGQELRTGKSVLYVAAIFWNIAVTIGLVAILLGKSTSMQWLEMPSFIWPVLLISFLAFAWPMVFMFGRAFRPEGFMVSTWYIIGACFWFPWIFVTANVALHCLPGLGALGAGINAWYVHTMILLFFAPVAIGAAYYFIPKITGQPIASSQLSQIGFWLLAVLGGWTGMQHYMGGPLPAWMPAIGAATGVLLLIPVGVVGLNHHLTTLGKHSMVASSPTLRFVFFGALFYPVSGAILALISNFSTGATLQFTQAWYGFQIVAVYGFFSMTIFGAIYYIVPRLTGCEWLSVRLIRNHFWFSVYGIGAIVVTSLVAGAQQGGDLNSPEMWDQDFMQLTLNLRPYIIARAIAWGLITWSNVWFLIHLMLMVAGLGRRSSAPTLLEHDHEEALPHAAHA; encoded by the coding sequence ATGCAGACCTCCCCAGCATCCACGGACACCCTCGCTGACAACATTCGCCGCGCGGCGATTGACAAGTCGGTGAAAGGCCCGGTGCTCTTCCTCTTCCTCAATGGCGCCTTCTGGTTGATGGCTTCCACCATTTTGGGCGTCCTTGCTGCCATCAAGCAATTCGCTCCCGATTTCCTCGGCGCTTGCAGTGTGCTTCAATACGGCCGCCTTCAACCTACCCATATCAATGCTCTTGTTTATGGTTGGGGTGTTCAGGCTGGCCTAGGTGCCATGCTTTGGCTCATGGCTCGTCGTTCGGGCCAGGAGCTTCGCACGGGCAAAAGCGTCCTTTATGTGGCTGCTATTTTCTGGAACATCGCTGTCACCATCGGTCTCGTTGCGATTCTTCTCGGCAAAAGCACCTCGATGCAGTGGTTGGAAATGCCGTCCTTCATCTGGCCAGTGCTTTTAATTAGCTTTCTCGCCTTTGCCTGGCCCATGGTATTCATGTTTGGCCGTGCTTTCCGCCCAGAAGGTTTCATGGTGAGCACCTGGTACATCATTGGTGCTTGTTTCTGGTTCCCCTGGATTTTCGTCACTGCCAACGTCGCCCTTCATTGCCTTCCTGGTCTAGGTGCACTGGGTGCTGGTATCAATGCTTGGTACGTTCACACGATGATCTTGCTGTTCTTCGCTCCTGTGGCGATCGGTGCAGCTTATTACTTCATCCCTAAAATCACCGGCCAACCCATCGCTAGCTCTCAGCTTTCTCAAATTGGGTTCTGGCTCCTGGCAGTCCTCGGCGGTTGGACAGGTATGCAGCATTACATGGGCGGCCCTCTTCCTGCTTGGATGCCAGCCATCGGCGCTGCTACGGGAGTTCTTCTCTTGATTCCTGTCGGTGTGGTCGGTCTTAATCATCACCTCACCACCCTGGGCAAGCACAGCATGGTTGCCTCCAGCCCAACCTTGCGCTTTGTCTTCTTCGGAGCCCTTTTCTATCCAGTGAGCGGTGCCATCTTGGCCCTGATCTCCAACTTCTCCACCGGTGCTACTCTCCAGTTCACACAGGCCTGGTATGGTTTCCAGATCGTCGCAGTTTATGGCTTCTTTAGCATGACCATCTTCGGAGCCATTTATTACATCGTTCCTCGCCTCACTGGCTGTGAATGGCTCTCTGTTCGCCTCATCCGCAACCACTTCTGGTTCTCCGTTTATGGTATCGGCGCGATCGTCGTAACCAGTCTAGTCGCTGGTGCCCAGCAAGGTGGGGATCTAAACTCCCCTGAAATGTGGGATCAGGATTTCATGCAGCTCACGCTGAACCTTCGTCCTTACATCATCGCTCGCGCTATCGCCTGGGGCCTTATCACCTGGTCCAATGTTTGGTTCCTGATCCATCTCATGCTCATGGTCGCCGGTCTTGGCCGCCGCAGCTCTGCCCCGACGCTGCTTGAGCATGATCACGAAGAAGCCCTTCCCCACGCCGCCCACGCATGA
- a CDS encoding c-type cytochrome translates to MSAPSSFPNPDSNDLDRLHAAVKREKADLAPGTEPAPMWVIFLFMIVAIIAGGQLGPMTGGYSFDVSNPFTASKSSDPRGGAGGDVAAADPFQTAMKKGANGYAVCGGCHQGNGAGLAGQYPPLAGSEWVLGGTERLIRVVQHGLVGQVTVKGQNYNFPGGMQAFGAGMSATDLANVLTYIRNSWGNEAPMITKEMVEKVRAEEKRATQWTMADLEAFKDKNVPGDIPAGPGATAPAAK, encoded by the coding sequence ATGAGCGCTCCTTCCTCCTTCCCCAATCCCGACAGCAACGATCTCGACCGTCTTCACGCCGCCGTGAAGCGTGAAAAGGCCGATCTCGCCCCAGGCACAGAACCCGCGCCGATGTGGGTGATCTTCCTGTTCATGATCGTCGCCATCATCGCCGGTGGCCAACTTGGCCCGATGACCGGCGGTTATAGTTTTGATGTCAGCAACCCATTCACCGCTTCCAAATCCTCCGACCCACGCGGTGGTGCTGGTGGTGATGTGGCTGCTGCCGATCCTTTCCAGACTGCCATGAAAAAAGGCGCCAATGGTTACGCCGTCTGTGGTGGTTGCCATCAAGGTAACGGTGCAGGTCTTGCTGGCCAGTATCCGCCCCTTGCAGGTTCCGAATGGGTCTTGGGTGGCACGGAGCGTCTGATTCGTGTCGTGCAGCACGGTCTTGTCGGCCAGGTTACGGTGAAAGGACAGAACTACAACTTCCCTGGCGGTATGCAGGCCTTCGGTGCGGGGATGTCCGCGACTGACCTCGCCAATGTGTTGACTTACATTCGTAACTCTTGGGGCAATGAAGCTCCGATGATCACCAAAGAAATGGTTGAAAAAGTTCGCGCTGAAGAAAAACGCGCCACTCAGTGGACCATGGCTGATCTTGAAGCTTTCAAAGATAAAAACGTCCCTGGAGACATCCCAGCAGGCCCGGGCGCCACAGCCCCTGCCGCTAAGTAA
- a CDS encoding aminotransferase class V-fold PLP-dependent enzyme, translating into MSLFPSEDARLAEFPVARDSIFLAHAGVTILPRRVTKVMQDYLEESCLRMQEFPEAWRAVNETRVIAAQMLGAKASEISLLGPTSLGLSLVANGLDWQPGDEVVCYQDDYPANVYPWTDLARHGVVVRLLKPEAPGAITPELVEAMLTPKTKLVALASCHFLSGYRIQIDAIGQMLRARGVLFCLDAIQTLGAFETRVDYVDFLSADSHKWMLGPMAAGIVYVREEVQERLRPTLLGSWNVQSPNFIAQDTITFEKGGRRYEPGVLNVVGILGMKAGLELLLEHGIPTVSAQLLRLKTRLVQGLEPLGFHFLGPVSGPNASGITTAWRPEGSGPSVAKIYDHLTRQKISPSLRFDRAGQPYLRFSPHFYNTEAEMDRVVDAIADTPAD; encoded by the coding sequence ATGTCCCTTTTCCCCTCCGAAGATGCCCGCCTCGCCGAATTCCCCGTCGCCCGCGATAGCATCTTCCTAGCACATGCTGGCGTTACCATTCTACCTCGCCGGGTCACGAAGGTGATGCAGGACTACCTGGAGGAAAGTTGCCTGCGCATGCAGGAATTTCCCGAAGCCTGGCGCGCCGTGAATGAGACCCGCGTCATCGCCGCCCAGATGCTCGGGGCCAAAGCCAGCGAAATTTCTCTCCTCGGCCCCACCTCCCTGGGCCTCAGCCTCGTCGCCAATGGCCTAGACTGGCAGCCAGGCGATGAGGTGGTGTGTTACCAGGACGACTACCCTGCCAATGTGTATCCCTGGACAGATCTGGCCCGCCACGGCGTGGTGGTGCGGCTTTTAAAGCCGGAAGCGCCCGGAGCTATCACCCCGGAATTGGTCGAGGCCATGCTCACGCCCAAGACCAAACTTGTGGCCCTCGCCTCTTGCCACTTTCTCAGCGGTTACCGCATTCAGATTGATGCCATCGGCCAGATGCTGCGGGCGCGTGGTGTCCTTTTTTGTCTCGATGCCATCCAGACGTTGGGGGCCTTCGAGACCCGAGTGGACTATGTGGACTTCCTTTCTGCCGACTCTCACAAATGGATGCTGGGCCCCATGGCAGCGGGGATCGTGTATGTGCGGGAAGAGGTGCAGGAGCGCCTACGGCCCACTTTATTAGGCTCTTGGAACGTGCAAAGCCCCAACTTCATCGCCCAGGACACCATCACTTTTGAAAAAGGTGGCCGCCGTTATGAACCAGGCGTGCTGAATGTCGTGGGCATTCTCGGCATGAAAGCCGGGCTGGAACTGCTGCTAGAACACGGCATCCCCACCGTCAGCGCTCAACTACTGCGCCTGAAAACCCGGCTCGTCCAGGGCCTGGAGCCTCTCGGCTTCCATTTTCTCGGTCCCGTCTCCGGGCCGAACGCCTCGGGAATTACCACAGCTTGGCGGCCTGAAGGCAGCGGCCCCTCCGTCGCGAAAATCTACGATCACCTCACCCGCCAAAAAATCAGCCCCTCGCTGCGCTTTGACCGCGCGGGCCAGCCCTACTTGCGCTTCAGCCCGCATTTCTACAACACCGAGGCAGAAATGGACCGCGTGGTGGATGCCATCGCAGACACACCGGCGGATTAA
- a CDS encoding c-type cytochrome → MKYFFLSYLFVAAIVVAAFGTRGSKSELPPLEIFQDMDHQAKVKYQAKSDFFADGLGARRPVKGTVPVGFEIPAKPASAPDFKPPQYGFTNGLDYYNTGKIGDYYGDGLPQEVTLNKALIERGERQFNIYCAVCHGASGNGKGITSKYGIMTAFNLHQNGSTDPANAGAYRADGAIYDVITNGKGLMGPYGGNITVQDRWAIVAYIRAMQVAVKENNVSVQ, encoded by the coding sequence ATGAAATATTTCTTCCTCAGCTACCTCTTTGTTGCCGCGATTGTCGTCGCTGCCTTTGGCACACGTGGCAGCAAGTCTGAATTGCCGCCCCTGGAAATCTTCCAAGACATGGACCACCAGGCCAAAGTGAAGTATCAAGCCAAGAGTGATTTCTTTGCCGATGGCCTCGGTGCACGTCGCCCCGTCAAAGGTACGGTCCCAGTGGGTTTCGAAATCCCGGCCAAGCCTGCTTCCGCCCCTGATTTCAAGCCGCCGCAGTATGGCTTCACCAACGGGCTCGACTATTATAACACTGGAAAAATCGGTGACTATTATGGCGACGGCCTTCCCCAGGAAGTGACGCTCAATAAAGCCCTCATTGAGCGCGGCGAGCGTCAGTTCAATATCTATTGCGCCGTCTGTCACGGTGCCTCCGGAAACGGCAAGGGCATCACCTCGAAGTACGGCATCATGACCGCCTTCAATCTTCACCAGAACGGCAGCACCGACCCTGCCAATGCTGGCGCTTACCGCGCTGACGGTGCCATTTACGATGTGATCACGAACGGCAAAGGACTGATGGGCCCCTACGGTGGCAACATCACCGTTCAAGATCGCTGGGCCATTGTGGCCTACATCCGCGCCATGCAGGTGGCGGTGAAGGAAAACAACGTGTCCGTCCAGTAA